From the Lepidochelys kempii isolate rLepKem1 chromosome 2, rLepKem1.hap2, whole genome shotgun sequence genome, one window contains:
- the LOC140906538 gene encoding uncharacterized protein isoform X5 encodes MVLNDDRLSSDCGIPSGLCGKLQVTMQSSSAEVTTMESQNRKRAPAWTEREVRDLIAIWGEESVLSELRSSFRNAKTFVKISQGTKDRGHNRDPKQCCMKLKELRQAYQKTREANGCSGLEPQTCRFYDELHAILGGSATTTPAVLFDSFNGDGGNTEAGFGDEEDDDDDEVVDSSQQASRETGFPDSQELFLTLDLEPVPPKPTQGCLLDPAGGEGTSGE; translated from the exons ATGGTGCTAAATGATGACCGTTTATCCTCGGATTGTGGCATTCCTTCAGGTTTG tgtggcaagctgcaggtgaccatgcagagctcatcagcagaggtgaccacgatggagtcccagaatcgcaaaagagctccagcatggactgaacgggaggtacgggatctgatcgctatatggggagaggaatccgtgctatcagaactccgttccagttttcgaaatgccaaaacctttgtcaaaatctcccagggcacgaaggacagaggccataacagggacccgaagcagtgctgcatgaaacttaaggagctgaggcaagcctaccagaaaaccagagaggcgaacggctgctccgggttagagccccaaacatgccgcttctatgatgagctgcatgccattttagggggttcagccaccactaccccagccgtgttgtttgactccttcaatggagatggaggcaacacggaagcaggttttggggacgaagaagatgatgacgatgatgaggttgtagatagctcacagcaagcaagcagagaaaccggttttcccgacagccaggaactgtttctcaccctggacctggagccagtacccccgaaacccacccaaggctgcctcctggacccagcaggcggagaagggacctccg